In the Acidobacteriota bacterium genome, GATCAGCCAGTCAGGCTGACGCCTGGCCAGTCGCAACCGTTCTCCATTGAGACGAACCGTAACCGTATCCCTTTCTCGCGGACCCGCCAGCTTCAGTCGGAGCTCGAGGGAGTCGAGACGGTCCCCGGCACCGGCCAGGTCATCCGCCACCGGCAGCAGGCGCTGCACCGAGTCGCCGGGCGCGACCTGAACCGGCAGTCGCCCCCCTATCGGCACCGAGCCCATCATGAAGCCCTGCTGCAAGCCTTCCACGTTTTCGACGACATAGAGCTTGTTGGCGAGCGCCAGCCCTTCGGGGTCCCCGATCTCCTTCCACACCCGCCGCGCCATTCGGGTGGCTCTGCTTTCGGGGTGTCTCGGGAACAGGTTGAAGGTCATGATCCCCCTGGCCCCCGCCAGCCAGGCATTGGCCGCTGCCGCCCTCCAGGCCTTGAGAGCCACCTCCTCATTGGCATCCGGCAGGGTTCGACCCCACTGGTCCGCGTCGGTCGAGTAGAAGCGGCGGGCGCCAAGCGCGTGCTCGAAGCCGGAGGAGCTCAAACAGACGTAGACCGGCACCCCCCACTGGTTTCCGCTGTCGATCATGTCCTTGGCCGGCATGGTGAAGGGGTCGTACCCGCCTCCCACCACGATCAGGTCCAGGTAGCCGCGCCGCGCCCACTGCTCGACATCGAAACCGAAGTGTCGATTCTGCGCCAGCGTGGGGAGGACCCGAACGCTCATCAGAATGGGCCTTCCCTTGCGCCGGCTGGCGGCCAGCACCTCCGCGCGGATGCGGCCAACCATCTCGGACATCATTTCGAGGTGCGGCCGCGTGACCGGCTTGAAGAGTCGAGTCTCCACAAAGAAGGCCGGATGCCGCAGAAAGTCCAGGTCGACGCCGTCCACATCGTAGCCGGTCAATACCTCCTTGAAGGTCTCCACCATGAGGTCGCGAACCTCGGGATGGGCGTAGTCTACGAAGGTCCAGATGTTGCGCGGATCGGAAGGGGGGAATCGCTCCTTGTCAGCGGGCCGGCCCATCAGGAGGTGACGGTGATCCTTCTTCCATTGAGCAATCTCGGATTCGTGCTTGGCATTGTCGTGAATGTCGTTCATCCGCATCGACCAGAAGACTTCCATCCCCTGCCTGCGGGAGGCCTCGATCACCAGGCTGAGATCGTCTGTGCCCTGCCGGGACAGGTCCCGCAGCCGGCCGGCCAGGGGCTCGCTTCCGACCGATCCGGTGTAGAGAGGGCTGATCGGCCTGCGGGAAAAATAAAAGACACTGTCCACCATGGTGCCGGCCGCATGGTCGGTCCGCACCGACAGAAACTTCTCCGCGGTCGCCGGGCCGGCCAGATGCAACAGGTCGTCGCCGTCGTTGTTGAAGATGACCCGACGCGGGCGCTCGACCGCCGCCCTGCGAGCGGACTCAAGGGAATCCTTCGACTGCGGTCCGGTCTGGCAGCCAAACACCCCCCCCCAGGACAGGAGGGCTGCAAGGCACAGGACGACCCGCGAAGCAAGGTTCTCGGTTGGGAACTGTCTCATCAACGCCGGTCCTCTTGGAATGGTTTCAGGCTCAAGCCTTGCACAAAGGAGTCATGAACACAATGGCAGAGGCGCACCCTTGGACAAGGCACTTCCCTGAAACAATCGCCTGCGCCTGGTGGCTGCAAACCGGTTCGAAGTCGAGCATGGGTAGATTATTGATTCACATCGATGCACAGGATACACAGGATTTTTTGGCGAGAGTTTCCACCATCTTGCGCTCGACTATCGCCCGGGCTTCCACAAGGATTCCAAAACCCGCTTCAAAGCTCATGGAACACCTCGAACAGGCACCCGATCATTGGGCCAGCCCGCTTCCTGTGCCGCAGTCTCTCGTCCTGATTATCCTGTCGATCCTGTGTATCCATGTTCAATAAATAGATTGAGCTTTTTGCAAAATTCACAGCGGGGCAAGTCATCTTGCCGGCAAGCCTGAGGTTCTGCATTTTCAATATCGGGTGCGAGCTGTGAGCAATGCGGGTTCACCACAAAAAGCACAATAGTCACAAAACGAATTTTTGATATCGGTCCGCTCTTTTTGTGTTTTTGTGCCTTTTGTGGCCATTCCCGGCAAGGGTCCCGCTGCCGAATTTTGCAAACGCATCAAAAATAGAAAACCGGACCAAGGGGAAAGGGTCCTTGTTTCGGGTGTGCGCTTGAAGGGATCTCTTACCCCCTGATACCTAAACGCCCTTGGTGCAAATCTTCTCCCTTCCCGACCCTTGGCCGATCCCTCTTAAGCCTTCTTCAAGCCCTTCGTTTTACTTCGTGGATTACACTTTTTCCGTTCGTGCGCTTGGTGGATCTTTTTTGCCTTCGTGGATAACGCTCGGTTGTTTCAGGTATGATCAACGAGACGGCAAGCAGAGCCGTCGACATTCCTGACAAGTGAGCAGACTCGGCCCAGCCGAGGACACTTTGGCCTTTGAGCGGAACGCAGCCCCAGGCTGTCGACAGAACGCTCCGAGGCCCTCTCCCCAAGTCCATCCCCCGGGACAGCCAGTTCCTGTTCTTCGCAACACAACGCCATGAAAGCCAAGGCATGGTTGGCCGGCGCCCTGGCGGTGCTGGTCCTGTCCTTTTGGGTCCACCGTCGCCCGAACAGTCCCCCCGGCACTCCGGTTCCGGCACCGGCCGGCGGCGGGGTCTTGCGCATCATGGCCCAGGCGGTGGATTCGCTGGATCCCATACACTCCCGCAACTACTGGGAATCGGCCATTGTCCTGCAGTTGTTCGACGGTCTGGTGCGACTGGATGAGCATCTGGCCGTGGCACCCGCCATTGCCCGGGACTGGCGGATCTCCTTCGACGGCACGACCTACACCTTCCACCTGCGCCGGGACGTCCGTTTCCACCATGGACGGACGGTCACGGCCCAGGATTTTGTCTACTCCCTCACCCGGCTGGTCGATCCGCGGTGGAAGGCGGTGGACTCGGAGTACTACACCCGGATAGGGGGCGCCGCCGCCTTCCGTTCGGGGAAGTCTGACAGCGTCAGCGGACTCAGGGCATTGGGTTCCCACACCCTGCGGATCGTCCTGGATCAGCCCTATGCTCCCTTTCTACAGGTGCTGGCGCTTCCTTCGGCTTCGGTAGTTCCAAGGGAAGCGGTGGAAGCCGGGGAGCGGCGATTCGGCCGATCACCTCTGGGCACCGGAGCCTTTCGCCTGAAGAGTCTGGGACCCTCCCACGAAATACACCTGGAGAGCCATTCACACCACTTCCTGGGGAGGCCTTACCTGGACGGACTGCGGATTCGAACGGTGGCCGCTCTCACCGACCGCGGGAGCTTTCGGGAATTTGCCCGAGGCCGTCTGGACCTGTCCTTTATTCCCGCTGATGAAATCCCCCGGGCTTCAAGCAGGACGGACTGGGCGATCCGGACCTTCCCCGTCCTGCGTCTGCTCTATCTGGGTATGAACGTGAAGGCCCCCGGCACCAGCCAACAGTTGCTGCGAAAAGCCGTCTGCCTGTCCATCGACCCGGGCTCCGTCTATGGCGGTTTGACCGACTTCGAGCCCACCGACCGCCTGATTCCCTTCTCGCTGCTGGGGTCCCGGCGGCAACCGGTCCGGACCCGGAACCGGGAAGCGGCCGGACAGGCTCTGAAACAATGGCAACACCGTCATGGGCCGCTACCCAGGCTGAGCCTCTGGACTTCCGCCCGGCTGCCGGCGGCCCGCCGGAGGCTGGAACATCTCCTGGAGGGCCCCCGCTCCATCGGACTGAAGATCGATGTCCGGGGCGCGGATTCCATGAGGGAGCTCCTCGACCGAATCTATGCGGGACGAGCTCCCATGTTTCTGCTTGGAGAGGTGATCGATTTCCCGGACCCGGACGCCTTGCTGAGCCGGCTGTTTCATTCCCGCAGCAACGGGAATCCCTTTGGGTACGGCAACCCCGAGGTGGACCGGTTGCTGCGCCGGGCCAGGGGAACGCTGGACCAGGCACGGCGTGCCCGACTCTACCGGAAGATCGAAGAGCAGATCCTGAGTGACCACGTGGTAGCACCGCTGGCACTGGTCCGGTACTCGCTGGTACATCGGCGGCAGGTTCGGGGGCTGCAGATCAACTCCCTGGGGTTCCAGCACTTCCACTTCCGCAAGGTGTGGCTGGCTCCGGGATGAGCTCCGGTTGCCTGAAACGCCCCTGTTTAAGCCCCTTATGAACGGCCCTGTCGCACGATCCGGAGTCGAGCCTTGCCCCCCACCGCATCAGCCTTCGCCATTCGGCTCGGCTTCTGCGACTCCCCCTCAAGGGGGGAGTGATACTTGAGGCCAGCACAAGGTTTCCAGTAGAACTCAATCACTCCCCCCTTGAGGGGGAGTCGGCGAGACAAGGGCGCAGCCCGCAGTCGAGCCGGTGGGGGGGCAACGCGGCGTCCCGTGAGTGACTATCAGCGATTCCGGCAGCAGCCGCGCACTCGCCTCTAGAGTGCAACCCGTGGTGAGAAATGCGAGTTTTGATCCCGGCAGACTAACTCGCCGCAGCCGCCAAGGCCGTCATTTGTCCGCTTTTGCAACAACCTCATCGAGCACTGATTCGGCGGACTTGAACATTTCCGTCAGAAGCTGCTTGCGACGGGTCTTCAAGCGCTCAATATATTGCCACAGGGCATTGGTGATTCCTGCAACCACCGCTTCCCGTTCCTTGAGCGAAAGAGAGCGGTCATTCTGGTACTCGTATTTCTCGATGGTGAAGTTGGCGATGTGCTGGATGTTTTCTCCGACGATGTCGAAATCGACAGAGGTGCGTATCGGAATGGTCGCGCTTGCTTGGCCGGCTTCCTCTTCACCGCCGCCGGCCTTCCCGGTAATGGCTTCGATTGCCGCACTCTGGGAATCGTAAATCGACATGATCCCGTGAAAGCCGCTCACGGTGACGATCTCCCGGATCGAATCGGAGAGATTGCAGATCCCGAAGGCCTTGCCGGCCGGGTTGAATTTCTTGGCGATGATCAGGCAGACGCGAAGACCGGCGCTGCTGATGTAGCCCAATTGGGCAAAGTCCAGGATCATGGCGCGTTCGTCGGGATCGATTCCGGATTCCAGAGCATTCTGGACTTCAATGTAGTTGTTTCCGTCGATACGACCGATCGGTGCAGCGATCAGTATGCCCTCTCGACGGCTCCACTTGATTTGAGCTGCCATGGTGTTGCTCCTTTCGAATTCGAATCGCTTGAAGGTTAAGGTGTAATTGCTTCCCCAATCGCCGAATGGGCTTGAAGCGCCGGTCGGGCGCCGGCATCAGGCTTCTGGAGTGATTCATCAGGAAAAAAACCGGGTAATCATATCATGATGCGCGGCCGATGCGGTCATTACTGGGTTAGCGTACCCTGTTTGTCCCGCACTTTTCACCGGGCCGCCAAGTTGATCGCGAAGGGAGTAGAGTGCCGTTGAACCTGGATTCGAGACACAA is a window encoding:
- a CDS encoding ABC transporter substrate-binding protein; protein product: MKAKAWLAGALAVLVLSFWVHRRPNSPPGTPVPAPAGGGVLRIMAQAVDSLDPIHSRNYWESAIVLQLFDGLVRLDEHLAVAPAIARDWRISFDGTTYTFHLRRDVRFHHGRTVTAQDFVYSLTRLVDPRWKAVDSEYYTRIGGAAAFRSGKSDSVSGLRALGSHTLRIVLDQPYAPFLQVLALPSASVVPREAVEAGERRFGRSPLGTGAFRLKSLGPSHEIHLESHSHHFLGRPYLDGLRIRTVAALTDRGSFREFARGRLDLSFIPADEIPRASSRTDWAIRTFPVLRLLYLGMNVKAPGTSQQLLRKAVCLSIDPGSVYGGLTDFEPTDRLIPFSLLGSRRQPVRTRNREAAGQALKQWQHRHGPLPRLSLWTSARLPAARRRLEHLLEGPRSIGLKIDVRGADSMRELLDRIYAGRAPMFLLGEVIDFPDPDALLSRLFHSRSNGNPFGYGNPEVDRLLRRARGTLDQARRARLYRKIEEQILSDHVVAPLALVRYSLVHRRQVRGLQINSLGFQHFHFRKVWLAPG
- a CDS encoding family 10 glycosylhydrolase; this translates as MRQFPTENLASRVVLCLAALLSWGGVFGCQTGPQSKDSLESARRAAVERPRRVIFNNDGDDLLHLAGPATAEKFLSVRTDHAAGTMVDSVFYFSRRPISPLYTGSVGSEPLAGRLRDLSRQGTDDLSLVIEASRRQGMEVFWSMRMNDIHDNAKHESEIAQWKKDHRHLLMGRPADKERFPPSDPRNIWTFVDYAHPEVRDLMVETFKEVLTGYDVDGVDLDFLRHPAFFVETRLFKPVTRPHLEMMSEMVGRIRAEVLAASRRKGRPILMSVRVLPTLAQNRHFGFDVEQWARRGYLDLIVVGGGYDPFTMPAKDMIDSGNQWGVPVYVCLSSSGFEHALGARRFYSTDADQWGRTLPDANEEVALKAWRAAAANAWLAGARGIMTFNLFPRHPESRATRMARRVWKEIGDPEGLALANKLYVVENVEGLQQGFMMGSVPIGGRLPVQVAPGDSVQRLLPVADDLAGAGDRLDSLELRLKLAGPRERDTVTVRLNGERLRLARRQPDWLIGPVPAQAMRRGINVVKVELAAAAASALTLAALELEVTYRR
- a CDS encoding STAS domain-containing protein: MAAQIKWSRREGILIAAPIGRIDGNNYIEVQNALESGIDPDERAMILDFAQLGYISSAGLRVCLIIAKKFNPAGKAFGICNLSDSIREIVTVSGFHGIMSIYDSQSAAIEAITGKAGGGEEEAGQASATIPIRTSVDFDIVGENIQHIANFTIEKYEYQNDRSLSLKEREAVVAGITNALWQYIERLKTRRKQLLTEMFKSAESVLDEVVAKADK